Proteins encoded in a region of the Campylobacter geochelonis genome:
- a CDS encoding protein-L-isoaspartate(D-aspartate) O-methyltransferase: MDRLEAARCEKLALDIANEVTLSPALYDAFCKVSRSEFAPVGAHAFSLNPQPILANQWISSPLTVAKMTMALELEGVDKVLEIGCGSGYQAAILSKIVRRVFTIERISKLVNEAKKHFENLAISNVHVRYDDGNAGWKNYAPYERILLSAAAKSIDERLFSQLSDGGILVAPIEENGRQKIIKFYKKDNQIQKEILSECVFVPLLSGRE; encoded by the coding sequence ATGGATAGATTAGAGGCTGCAAGATGTGAAAAACTTGCCCTTGATATAGCAAACGAAGTAACGCTTAGTCCTGCTTTATACGACGCGTTTTGCAAGGTTAGCAGGAGTGAGTTTGCTCCAGTTGGCGCTCATGCTTTTAGCTTAAATCCGCAGCCGATTTTGGCAAATCAGTGGATAAGTTCACCTTTAACAGTAGCTAAAATGACTATGGCATTAGAGCTTGAAGGAGTGGATAAAGTCCTTGAAATCGGCTGTGGAAGCGGATATCAAGCGGCGATTTTAAGCAAGATTGTGCGTAGAGTTTTTACTATCGAGCGGATATCAAAGCTTGTAAATGAAGCGAAAAAACACTTTGAAAATTTAGCCATTTCAAATGTGCATGTAAGATATGATGATGGGAATGCTGGATGGAAAAATTATGCTCCGTATGAGCGAATTTTGCTATCGGCTGCGGCTAAAAGTATCGATGAGAGGCTTTTTTCTCAGTTAAGCGATGGTGGAATTTTAGTTGCGCCTATCGAGGAAAATGGTCGCCAAAAGATAATTAAATTTTATAAAAAAGATAATCAAATACAAAAAGAGATTCTTTCAGAGTGTGTCTTTGTGCCACTTTTGAGCGGAAGAGAATAA
- a CDS encoding FUSC family protein, whose translation MLKRLRLFIHTYDPAKFSLIYSLKAVFALILSGLIAYFCSGLGATVWAINGASNIFFLNAIDGTNKEKFFYLSLFLAVSLAFIFSANYVDAFGVWLFVPTFIWFFIASTSSILSQNLNKVLLGASFTSIIILAFKHSHGSIDSKEIAIGFFIGGVTATLIRVLNFSGYGLFTKRSFSALLDDIILTNNAKNESKFEFWQNKTVQNIANLKNIFSKNSVNLKDTKLIKNHTRAIFYLYKMEELIYCISTIRSRYFSNDDRKTLFNRLQKEIDYNLNELKNLFVKKDVNLKFDTYNRVKSLKEMPIFMASLDVLYNLFKIIVAGGEEKIALKAKRQKLSFVKLKETLNLKNQLFQFSLKYSFAVAFSVFIASVSGINRGMWIALGVVTVMRANATAVKNVTKDAIISTILGMAVGIGIVFVFKDTPEFYLFVLLAAFFIFYLKTFPYTVWNFSLIVALAIYFSIITPNFSDLIFFRFIDMCIGFLIAVIISMTIWPFKSKDELMPKFMQNLTNLSDSIDDMIDVEKKGEFYKNTHKSINGINEFKTVIKESKKSEFLPLYENLKEINLTILKLKSYLSTTQDEDSEITKNDLTMLKRRFEMIQNKINKLPFYFYEDTKELFLNKDTKTLFLMNKIASKQEEIYHFFD comes from the coding sequence TTGTTAAAAAGATTGCGTCTTTTTATTCATACGTATGATCCGGCTAAATTTAGCCTTATATACTCGCTAAAAGCGGTATTTGCGCTTATTTTAAGTGGGCTTATAGCCTACTTTTGTTCCGGACTTGGCGCTACTGTTTGGGCGATAAATGGAGCAAGCAACATCTTTTTTTTAAATGCGATTGATGGAACAAATAAAGAGAAATTTTTCTATCTATCGCTGTTTTTAGCAGTTTCTTTGGCATTTATCTTTTCGGCTAATTATGTCGATGCATTTGGGGTTTGGCTTTTTGTGCCAACTTTTATCTGGTTTTTTATCGCTTCGACTAGTTCGATTTTAAGCCAGAATTTAAACAAAGTCTTGCTTGGAGCAAGCTTTACTTCTATCATAATTTTGGCGTTTAAACATAGCCACGGAAGTATAGACAGCAAAGAGATAGCCATAGGATTTTTCATAGGTGGAGTAACTGCGACTTTAATTAGAGTTTTAAATTTTAGCGGATATGGACTTTTTACAAAGCGAAGTTTTAGCGCGCTTTTAGATGATATAATCCTTACAAATAATGCTAAAAATGAGTCTAAATTTGAGTTTTGGCAAAACAAAACAGTGCAAAATATCGCAAATTTAAAAAACATCTTTTCAAAAAATAGTGTAAATTTAAAAGACACAAAACTTATCAAAAACCACACTAGAGCGATATTTTATCTATATAAAATGGAAGAGTTGATCTACTGTATTTCAACTATACGTTCTAGGTATTTTAGCAACGATGATAGAAAAACGCTGTTTAACAGGTTGCAAAAAGAGATTGATTATAACTTAAACGAACTTAAAAATCTTTTCGTAAAAAAAGATGTAAATTTAAAATTTGATACCTACAACCGTGTTAAAAGCCTAAAAGAGATGCCCATTTTTATGGCTTCGCTCGATGTTTTATACAACCTTTTTAAAATCATCGTTGCAGGTGGCGAAGAGAAAATCGCGCTAAAAGCAAAAAGGCAAAAGCTATCATTTGTAAAGCTAAAAGAGACGCTAAATTTAAAAAATCAGCTTTTTCAGTTTTCTTTAAAATACTCATTTGCGGTCGCTTTTAGCGTATTTATAGCCTCAGTTAGCGGGATAAATCGCGGTATGTGGATAGCGCTTGGTGTAGTAACTGTGATGAGGGCAAACGCCACTGCTGTAAAAAACGTCACAAAAGATGCCATCATAAGTACTATTTTAGGCATGGCAGTTGGCATAGGCATAGTTTTTGTCTTTAAAGATACTCCTGAGTTTTATCTTTTTGTTTTGTTGGCTGCATTTTTTATATTTTATTTAAAAACTTTTCCATATACGGTTTGGAATTTTAGCCTTATCGTGGCTTTGGCGATTTACTTTTCTATCATAACGCCAAATTTTTCAGACTTGATTTTCTTTAGATTTATCGATATGTGCATAGGGTTTTTAATAGCCGTTATCATATCTATGACTATTTGGCCATTTAAAAGCAAAGATGAGTTAATGCCTAAATTTATGCAGAATTTAACGAATTTATCGGACTCAATCGATGATATGATAGATGTCGAGAAAAAGGGCGAATTTTATAAAAATACCCATAAATCAATAAATGGCATAAATGAGTTTAAAACCGTTATAAAAGAGAGCAAAAAGAGCGAATTTTTACCACTTTATGAGAATTTAAAAGAGATAAATTTAACTATTTTAAAGCTTAAAAGCTACCTATCAACCACACAAGATGAAGACAGCGAAATCACCAAAAACGACCTTACTATGCTAAAAAGGCGTTTTGAAATGATACAAAATAAGATAAATAAGTTGCCGTTTTATTTCTATGAAGATACAAAAGAGCTTTTCTTAAACAAAGACACTAAAACGCTATTTTTGATGAATAAAATAGCTAGCAAACAAGAAGAAATTTACCACTTTTTTGACTAA
- a CDS encoding MarR family winged helix-turn-helix transcriptional regulator, giving the protein MKNRAIIAYCARIREKANKLIINSLKASGYNDIAPSHGDILNLLFSGQSYPMAKVAQKIYRSKPTVTTLVEKLEVNGYISRFKSEDDARVVMIKITQKGLELKPIFAKINDELSRVTQNEFSQTELDFLETLLKKMTLNLKELQ; this is encoded by the coding sequence ATGAAAAACAGAGCTATCATCGCATATTGCGCAAGAATTAGAGAAAAAGCAAACAAACTTATCATAAACTCACTAAAAGCTAGTGGATACAATGACATCGCGCCAAGTCATGGAGATATACTAAATTTGCTTTTTAGTGGGCAAAGTTATCCTATGGCAAAAGTTGCTCAAAAAATTTATAGAAGCAAACCAACCGTTACAACTTTAGTTGAAAAACTTGAAGTAAATGGCTATATATCACGCTTTAAAAGCGAAGATGACGCAAGGGTAGTGATGATAAAAATAACGCAAAAAGGCTTAGAGCTAAAGCCGATTTTTGCTAAAATTAACGATGAGTTAAGCCGCGTAACGCAAAACGAGTTTTCACAAACAGAGCTTGATTTTTTAGAAACTTTGCTTAAAAAAATGACACTAAATTTAAAAGAGTTGCAGTAA
- a CDS encoding cupin domain-containing protein, with amino-acid sequence MNFKLTSCKDEPRVVLKDALELSGCEMSINELPAGVSVPFIHAHKQNEELYYVISGKGALYIDGKELEIKAGDAFKIAPKGERCIKADANSSIKFICIQAKENSLEACTQDDGIIIEGKKPSWL; translated from the coding sequence ATGAACTTTAAATTAACAAGTTGCAAAGATGAGCCAAGAGTCGTGCTAAAAGATGCGCTAGAGCTAAGTGGCTGCGAGATGTCGATAAATGAACTACCAGCTGGAGTTAGCGTGCCATTTATCCATGCGCATAAGCAAAATGAGGAGTTGTACTATGTCATAAGTGGCAAAGGAGCACTTTACATCGATGGAAAAGAGCTTGAGATAAAGGCTGGTGATGCCTTTAAAATCGCGCCAAAAGGCGAGCGCTGTATCAAAGCTGACGCAAACTCAAGTATCAAATTCATCTGCATTCAAGCCAAAGAAAATAGCCTAGAAGCTTGTACGCAAGATGATGGGATTATCATAGAGGGTAAAAAACCAAGCTGGTTGTAA
- a CDS encoding anaerobic C4-dicarboxylate transporter, producing the protein MEFLTNLSNGTQFALQLIIVLICLFYGAKKGGIALGMLGGIGLVLIVFGFSVKPGNPATDVIFTILAVVVASATLQASGGLDVMLQIAEKILRKNPKYVSILAPFVTSTLTILCGTGHVVYTVLPIVYDIAIKNGIRPERPMAASSIAAQLGIIASPVSVAVVTLTAFLLNANHHLENFNGYTDLLKITIPSTYIGVLAIGIFSWFRGKDLDKDPEFQERIKDPEFKNYVYGDSTTLLGKKLPMIQWVAMWIFLAAIALVALLGYYSDLRPAWEVKGVMKPLGMTQVIQIFMLLTGSLILICCKTDASKIGKNEIFRSGMIAMVAVFGISWLANTMFSVHTPMIKEALGAVVTDHPWTYAVMLLLISKLVNSQAAALVAFVPLALGIGVSPAIILAFAPACYGYYILPTYPSDLAAIQFDRSGTTHIGRFVINHSFIIPGLIGVIVSCIAGYIITGLFGYL; encoded by the coding sequence ATGGAATTCTTAACAAATCTTAGCAATGGTACGCAATTTGCTTTGCAGCTTATTATCGTACTTATCTGTCTATTTTATGGTGCAAAAAAGGGCGGTATAGCTCTTGGTATGCTTGGTGGAATAGGTTTAGTTCTTATAGTTTTTGGTTTTAGTGTAAAACCTGGCAATCCAGCGACCGATGTTATTTTCACGATTTTGGCTGTTGTTGTTGCTAGTGCAACGCTTCAAGCAAGTGGCGGTCTTGATGTTATGCTTCAAATCGCAGAAAAAATCCTACGTAAAAATCCAAAATATGTAAGTATTTTAGCTCCTTTTGTAACTTCTACATTAACCATTTTGTGCGGAACTGGACACGTTGTTTATACCGTGCTTCCGATAGTTTATGATATCGCTATAAAAAATGGCATAAGACCAGAAAGACCGATGGCGGCTAGCTCTATAGCGGCTCAGCTTGGTATTATAGCAAGTCCTGTTTCAGTCGCTGTTGTGACATTGACTGCGTTTTTGTTAAATGCAAATCATCATCTTGAGAATTTTAACGGTTACACAGATTTACTAAAAATCACAATCCCATCAACTTATATAGGTGTTTTAGCGATTGGAATTTTCTCTTGGTTTAGAGGAAAAGACTTGGATAAAGATCCAGAATTTCAAGAAAGAATCAAAGACCCTGAGTTTAAAAACTACGTTTACGGAGATAGCACAACTCTACTTGGTAAAAAACTTCCTATGATTCAATGGGTTGCTATGTGGATTTTCTTAGCTGCAATTGCTCTTGTTGCATTGCTGGGATACTACAGCGATTTGCGTCCTGCATGGGAGGTAAAAGGCGTGATGAAACCGCTTGGTATGACTCAAGTTATCCAAATTTTCATGCTTTTAACTGGTTCGCTTATATTGATTTGTTGTAAAACAGATGCAAGTAAAATCGGTAAAAATGAGATTTTCCGCTCTGGTATGATTGCTATGGTTGCTGTTTTTGGTATTTCATGGCTTGCAAATACAATGTTTTCTGTCCATACTCCGATGATTAAAGAAGCTCTTGGTGCAGTTGTTACAGATCATCCTTGGACATATGCTGTTATGCTTTTGCTTATCTCAAAACTAGTAAATTCACAAGCTGCGGCTCTTGTTGCGTTCGTGCCACTAGCTTTAGGTATCGGCGTTAGTCCTGCTATAATACTAGCCTTTGCTCCAGCTTGTTATGGATACTATATCCTTCCAACATATCCAAGTGATTTGGCTGCTATTCAGTTTGACCGTTCAGGTACAACTCACATAGGAAGATTTGTTATAAATCACAGCTTTATAATACCTGGTTTAATCGGTGTTATCGTATCTTGTATAGCTGGTTATATCATAACTGGACTTTTTGGCTATCTATAA
- a CDS encoding SIR2 family NAD-dependent protein deacylase: MHEVLILSGAGLSAQSGLKTFRDSNGLWEEYDVMEVCSTQGFRKDRPKVLNFYNKRRAQLKDVEPNFAHKTIAQIKAKFGDKISVLTQNVDDLLERAGCEDVVHLHGELTKLRCEKCGSVFEVGYEAQTGKICPMCKSDKIRHHIVMFGELAPLYETLYQRLEEAKLFVCIGTSGEVLNVASYARMVGLSILNNLESSRIDPYFTKCYIEPATTAAPKIAKNIENFIRFGQI, translated from the coding sequence GTGCATGAAGTTCTTATTTTAAGCGGCGCTGGACTTTCAGCTCAAAGTGGGCTAAAAACTTTTAGAGATAGCAACGGACTTTGGGAAGAATACGATGTGATGGAGGTTTGCTCCACGCAAGGCTTTAGAAAAGATAGGCCAAAAGTTCTTAACTTTTATAATAAAAGACGAGCGCAACTTAAAGATGTAGAGCCAAATTTCGCTCACAAAACCATAGCTCAGATTAAGGCTAAATTTGGTGATAAAATCTCTGTTTTAACTCAAAATGTCGATGACTTGCTCGAAAGAGCTGGTTGTGAGGATGTTGTGCACTTGCATGGAGAGCTTACAAAACTAAGGTGTGAGAAGTGCGGGAGTGTTTTTGAAGTAGGCTACGAAGCGCAAACTGGAAAAATCTGCCCAATGTGTAAAAGCGATAAAATCCGCCACCATATCGTGATGTTTGGCGAGCTTGCGCCATTGTATGAAACGCTTTATCAAAGACTTGAAGAAGCCAAGCTTTTTGTTTGTATCGGCACAAGTGGCGAGGTTTTAAATGTCGCAAGTTACGCTAGAATGGTTGGTTTAAGCATATTAAATAATCTTGAAAGCTCGCGCATAGATCCCTACTTCACAAAATGCTACATAGAACCAGCCACAACAGCAGCGCCAAAAATAGCAAAAAATATCGAGAATTTTATCAGATTTGGTCAAATTTAG